In the genome of Polaribacter atrinae, one region contains:
- a CDS encoding DUF6503 family protein, with translation MKKLTTFLLLIISITSFSQEITGDELLDKAIQFHDPNGNWPTFKGTLFVTMEIPEKSSRKSEIDINLPQEYFSVKAIRDTIATKYTVNKGISSFSFNGDKNPSEEIKKNFNLNPERAKMYKNYYTFLFGLPMKLKDEGTIIHQKVEKKTFKGKEYLVLKATYSKEVGKDTWYFYFNPKTYAMEVYQFFKEKKDSGEYILLSDLEIINGVKMPKTRAWYYNKDNGYLGTDILSSQK, from the coding sequence ATGAAAAAACTGACTACATTTTTACTCCTTATTATATCAATCACTTCTTTTTCGCAAGAAATTACTGGTGATGAATTGTTAGATAAAGCAATTCAATTTCATGATCCTAACGGAAATTGGCCAACCTTTAAAGGAACGCTTTTCGTGACGATGGAAATTCCTGAAAAATCGAGTAGAAAAAGTGAAATCGATATTAACTTACCTCAAGAATACTTTTCTGTAAAAGCAATTAGAGATACAATTGCTACTAAATACACAGTAAATAAAGGCATTTCTAGTTTTAGTTTTAATGGCGATAAAAATCCGTCAGAAGAAATTAAAAAGAATTTTAACTTAAACCCTGAACGTGCAAAAATGTATAAGAATTATTATACGTTTTTATTTGGTTTACCGATGAAACTAAAAGATGAAGGAACAATTATCCACCAAAAAGTAGAAAAGAAAACCTTTAAAGGAAAAGAATATTTAGTTTTAAAAGCTACGTATTCTAAAGAAGTTGGTAAAGATACTTGGTACTTTTATTTTAATCCAAAAACGTATGCTATGGAAGTGTATCAGTTTTTTAAAGAGAAAAAAGATAGCGGAGAATATATTTTACTTTCTGATTTAGAAATAATAAATGGTGTGAAAATGCCTAAAACCAGAGCATGGTATTATAATAAAGATAATGGCTACTTAGGAACCGATATCTTATCTTCACAAAAATAA
- the aspS gene encoding aspartate--tRNA ligase, translated as MYRSHSCGELRASHINTEVTLAGWVQKSRDKGFMVWVDLRDRYGITQLIFDEERTPKEMIEKAKSLGREFVIQVTGTVIDREAKNSKMATGDVEVLVSKLEILNASVTPPFTIEDKTDGGEDIRMKYRYLDIRRNPVKDSLIFRHKVAMEVRKYLSDQEFIEVETPYLIKSTPEGARDFVVPSRMNEGQFYALPQSPQTFKQLLMVGGMDKYFQIVKCFRDEDLRADRQPEFTQIDCEMAFVEQEDILNIFEGLTRHLLKEVNNVEVEKFPRMLYDDAMKLYGNDKPDIRFGMEFAELNAVTQHKDFGVFNSAELVVGIAVPGGNSYTRKEIDNIIKWVKRPQVGALGMIYARVNEDGSFKSSVDKFYNQEDLAKWAEATGAKPGDLVCVLSGETNKVRAQLSALRMELAERLGLRDPKVFAPLWVIDFPLLELDEETGHYHAMHHPFTSPKPGQMELLDTDPGAVKANAYDLVLNGNEIGGGSIRIHDKQMQATMLKHLGFSDEDAKAQFGFLMDAFEYGAPPHGGLAFGLDRLVAILGGQETIRDFIAFPKNNSGRDVMIDAPAFIDDDQLKELSLKLDIQA; from the coding sequence ATGTATAGAAGTCATTCTTGTGGCGAGTTAAGAGCATCGCATATAAATACAGAAGTAACCTTAGCAGGTTGGGTACAAAAATCTCGTGATAAAGGTTTTATGGTTTGGGTAGATTTACGTGATAGATACGGAATTACGCAACTAATTTTTGATGAAGAGCGCACGCCAAAAGAGATGATAGAAAAAGCAAAGTCTTTAGGTAGAGAGTTTGTAATACAGGTTACAGGTACTGTAATTGATAGGGAAGCAAAGAACTCTAAAATGGCTACTGGAGATGTAGAAGTGTTGGTTTCTAAATTAGAAATCTTAAACGCGTCTGTTACGCCTCCTTTTACTATTGAAGATAAAACGGATGGTGGAGAAGATATTAGAATGAAATATAGATATCTTGATATTAGAAGAAACCCTGTTAAAGACAGTTTAATTTTCCGTCATAAAGTGGCAATGGAAGTTAGAAAATATCTTTCTGACCAAGAATTTATAGAGGTTGAAACACCTTATTTAATTAAATCTACACCAGAAGGAGCAAGAGATTTTGTGGTGCCTTCTCGTATGAATGAAGGCCAGTTTTATGCGTTACCTCAATCCCCACAGACATTTAAACAATTGTTGATGGTTGGTGGAATGGATAAATATTTTCAGATTGTAAAATGTTTTAGAGATGAAGATTTACGTGCAGACAGACAGCCAGAATTTACACAGATTGACTGTGAAATGGCATTTGTGGAGCAAGAAGATATTTTAAATATTTTTGAAGGATTAACGCGTCACTTACTTAAAGAAGTAAATAATGTTGAAGTGGAGAAATTCCCTAGAATGTTATATGACGATGCAATGAAATTGTATGGAAATGACAAACCAGATATCCGTTTTGGAATGGAGTTTGCCGAGTTAAATGCAGTTACACAACATAAAGATTTTGGTGTTTTTAATAGCGCAGAATTGGTTGTTGGTATTGCAGTTCCTGGAGGAAATTCTTATACAAGAAAAGAAATAGACAATATTATTAAGTGGGTAAAAAGACCGCAAGTTGGTGCTTTAGGAATGATTTACGCACGTGTAAACGAAGACGGATCTTTTAAATCTTCTGTAGATAAATTCTACAACCAAGAAGATTTAGCGAAGTGGGCAGAAGCTACAGGTGCAAAACCTGGAGATTTAGTGTGTGTTTTATCTGGAGAAACAAATAAAGTAAGAGCTCAATTATCTGCTTTACGTATGGAATTAGCAGAACGTTTAGGCTTGAGAGATCCTAAAGTTTTTGCGCCTCTTTGGGTAATAGATTTCCCTTTATTAGAATTAGATGAAGAAACTGGGCATTATCATGCAATGCATCACCCTTTTACTTCTCCTAAACCTGGGCAAATGGAATTGTTAGACACAGATCCTGGTGCCGTAAAAGCAAATGCGTATGATTTGGTTTTAAATGGTAACGAAATTGGTGGTGGTTCTATCCGTATTCACGATAAACAAATGCAAGCAACTATGTTGAAGCATTTAGGTTTTTCTGACGAGGATGCTAAAGCTCAATTTGGTTTCTTAATGGATGCTTTTGAATATGGTGCGCCTCCTCATGGTGGTTTGGCATTTGGTTTGGATAGATTGGTTGCTATTTTAGGGGGACAAGAAACTATTAGAGATTTTATTGCATTTCCAAAAAATAATTCTGGTAGAGATGTTATGATAGATGCACCTGCATTTATTGATGATGATCAACTAAAAGAATTGAGTTTGAAACTTGATATTCAAGCATAA